A window of Bacteroidota bacterium genomic DNA:
CAGAACTAAATTTCAAAATGTCAAAGAACGATTTAGGCTTAATGAGCCAAATTTGTTTAACTTTTAAATATTGTCCCAATTTTTATGGGACACTAATGATTGGGTTTTATGCTAAAAGCTCAAGAGGATGTGTATGAAACATCGCTCGAAGATATGCTTAACCAAAGCATGAATAAGGCATTTATATTGGGATTACCACACCCGCACAGCAAGGGTGAGTTTATGGTGCAATATCAGTTTATGGGCATGGGTGCGACTCAAATACACGATGGTACAAACGAATTAAGCCCTTCTGATGTACTGGCAAACTACCAGCAAACACCCACAAAAATGAAAACATTGGAACACATGTTTATGGGTATGTATGCACCATCCGACCGTTTGACACTTATGCTTTCTGGAAAATTTATAAACAGTACAATGGATATGGAAACTTACGCTGGAACAATGTCAACAAGCTCTTTCACGGAAAAAGCTTCAGGTTTCGGCGATATGAATTTGCTCGCATCGTATTTGTTTTTAAATCGTGAATCGCACAATTTACTTTTAAGTGCCGGCTTATCATTGCCTGCAGGTTCTGTTGGTTTAAATGGCAGTATGGGTACATTACCCTATTCAATGCAAACAGGAACAGGTACATTTGACCCTGGTATTTCATTAACCTATATGGGCTCAACCATGAAATGGTCGTGGGGGACGGACTTGGGTAGTACTTTTAGACTTTATGACAACAAAAGAGACTATAAAACCGGCAATTTGTATCAGGTAAGTGTTGGAGGTGCATACCAATGGTTACGATGGTTTTCAACCTCTGCAAAAGTACAGGGTTTTATTTTAAAAGAAATTAGTGGAAATGATGCTTCCATGGATGCTTCCCTAAGTCCTGTTTACGATTCCCGATATACAGGCGGCAAAACTATGAATGCTACAATTGGAGCCTATTTTAGAGTACCTGACGGATTTTTTAAGAACAATACATTTTCAATTGATTATAAACAAAATGTGTACGAAAATATGAATGGAATTCAGCTTGCGCCTGACAAACAGATTGTATTAACATGGCAATGGATTTTCGGTATAAAAACAATTAAATAAGGCAGGCTATGCAAAAGATAAAAAATATAATAATTGCTTTAGGCGCATTCCTTTTTTTTACTGCACAAATTAAGGCTCAGGTAATTGACTCGAAATATGAAGCTCTCTTTATTTATAATTTCACCAAAAATATTGAGTGGCCACGCAATGATGGGCACAGTGAATTTATCATCGGAGTACTTGGAAATGGAGAAATTGTAACTGAACTACAATTAATGGCTTCATTAAAAATGGTTGGTGATAGAAAAATAACTATCAAGGTGTTTGATAACAACGAAAAGATTGAGCATTGCCACCTTCTTTTTATTACGAAA
This region includes:
- a CDS encoding transporter; the encoded protein is MLKAQEDVYETSLEDMLNQSMNKAFILGLPHPHSKGEFMVQYQFMGMGATQIHDGTNELSPSDVLANYQQTPTKMKTLEHMFMGMYAPSDRLTLMLSGKFINSTMDMETYAGTMSTSSFTEKASGFGDMNLLASYLFLNRESHNLLLSAGLSLPAGSVGLNGSMGTLPYSMQTGTGTFDPGISLTYMGSTMKWSWGTDLGSTFRLYDNKRDYKTGNLYQVSVGGAYQWLRWFSTSAKVQGFILKEISGNDASMDASLSPVYDSRYTGGKTMNATIGAYFRVPDGFFKNNTFSIDYKQNVYENMNGIQLAPDKQIVLTWQWIFGIKTIK
- a CDS encoding YfiR family protein, with protein sequence MQKIKNIIIALGAFLFFTAQIKAQVIDSKYEALFIYNFTKNIEWPRNDGHSEFIIGVLGNGEIVTELQLMASLKMVGDRKITIKVFDNNEKIEHCHLLFITKKLSGQISVAQQKLKGMSTLYVTESPGMAQNGSSINLVSKVNKIVFEINTKNIKENGLKISNSLLSLADKIIEN